Below is a window of Neodiprion virginianus isolate iyNeoVirg1 chromosome 4, iyNeoVirg1.1, whole genome shotgun sequence DNA.
AGTTCAGGAATGCATTTTACATATAATTCAAAATACATCGAATTGAGGAAGAATCTTTGGTTGTATTTGAGATTTTTAACTTAGTAGTTCCTGAAGAATATATGTGAGATGAAGTTATATGTCAGTAGTAAGGAATGTACTTAGGTATACTCGTAATGAATAGACAAACTAGATATACTAGTAATGACTCACAGGTTTTCTAGTGAATAACGTAACAGCCATTTGCTACAAGcgtgatatgaaaaatttacttgtATGTACATCTTCTTTTTCTGCTTTCAAATATCAACATCAGTGTTTCTCTTCCTTCACTTTACAGTCGTATGTTTCTCAAGGAATAAGTGTTGCAACAGCCACTTGTCGGCAGCTCCCGTAAACCACATAGTTTGATTTAATTCCTGGATACTGCCCAGGTTGTAGACTTCATTACGTGTATGAATCCAGGATTCAGGAACTTCTTTGTAGCCGTTATAATCATAGCAGGACCAAGAGTGTTGATTATGGATTGGCTCCTTTGGCATTCGATACGCATTAATAGCACCACCTGTTGCGAAGTTATCGGTGACCTTCATTGTCGAAAACACGGATATTTTTCCTTCACAGTACATTCCGTACCTATCAAACGCATAGGGTTCATGACCATTAACTTTTTTTACGCAAAGTCCCTGAACTATGGATCCTGTCGTAGACATACTGTTAACCGACCCAAACCTTATGCTATCACCACAAAAGTTATTCATTGGGATATTTTCGGGGAATTGCTGGGAGGATAATTCTTTTGAAGTGCCCGCAGGTAAATCTGCAAGTGCAAATTCGAATGATACAGGTTTGCTAGTAGAGGTTCCTTTAGTCGCAATAACGGTACTTGAGGATGATTCCTCCAGTTTGACTTTCTTGATCACTTCGTCTGCGCTAGATGTAGTGGATATTGCAGATGTTCCAAATTGGAATGTAAGTGGCGAAGTGAGACGACTCGCAACAGGTTTGGGTGACCAAAAGTATTCACTGATCGTTCTTAGCAATTTACAGCTGCTGAGGAAGAATATTGACATATCGTCTTCTGAGTGATCATTCGGTATCTCTaaagttttcaataatctCAGCTGACCATCTGTCAAACTCTGGGCTGGAAACCAACCCAAAAGATTAATTGTTGGCATAGGAACCTGATCTGTTTTAACCTCGTAATCAGGTCGTAGATGTTGGGGTAAATCCCAAATGCGATCGCCAGGAGAATTAGTATGCTTCAGATCTGCTAAAATGCGCAGAGCTGCAACCCCGGGGGCAGGAAATGCTTCATACAGAAAATGTGTCTTGTCGGTTATTTTTCCAAAGGCACCGGTAGTCAAATCAAATATTTGACTAGTGATAGCCGAAGGCAGTTGAAATCGCATTTCACCCAAGTAGGGATGGCGAAAATTTCCAATACCTTTCAAGTATATTTCAAGCGGCCTGGGAATCATCATTAAATGTTCTTCGAAGTAAGAAAGCTTATCTAGAAATGGTGATGATCTGACCACACTGAGAGGCAAAAGCTGTCGTAGTCTTTGCCATAGTAACATGGTGGTGTAATAATGAAATGCTGCCTCAGAAACTTCGTCTTTGAACCTTGAATCTTCAGCACATAATAACTCGTACAAGTGAAAGCATAGAGAAATGTAGCTGTCTGTAGTGACTGTGAAATATTGCGCAAGCACGTTGCCTGTGAAAGACAGGTTGTTACCCGGAATTACAAAATATGAATCAAGAGGATCCGTCAATGGTTTGCCCTCCATAGTTGTATCTTTAGCAGTATCCGTTTTGCTTAATCTCAGTATATCCATGTGGAATTAAATTTCCTTATCAGCTGCCAGGAGCTTTCAATTACCTGTGCTTCTGCAAAAATCTTCACCtttttcgattcgatttaCACGTGATCGAGAAAATCTGGAATACAAGAAGTGATTTAAAAATAGCCGTTAATACTCACAAACTTTCTTGACTTGACTTAAATCCAACCCAAATCCCAATCCAGCCTAATATACCTTCTTCTGGTTGTACTTCGTTTCACGTGTCTATATATTATACCAGTCCGTAGACTCGTTTGTTTTCATACAGCttttaatttgtaatattcactgatcaattcaaattttgcgTTAAAACGTTCGATCTCAGCGGAGTCATCGGTATTCCTCTGTTTCGGATTATAACAGGAGGCACATACTTTTGTTTTCGCAATGTAATCGAAATACCGAAggtcacgaaaaaaaaaaaaacagcgcCAGCTTATGATAATCCCGGAAATCGTGTGTTGCGGTGTCTCAACCGAAAATTATGATTCCACCAATCACGTCACAATTTCAATAGATATTCAGATTCATGATTATCAGCAAATTGATTACCGCGCGTTTTGCGAATTGGCAAACCTTAGGAATAGCAATTTCGTAAAGGTAAGAATTGCTCTGCATACGTGATAGTTTAGCAGTTAGATTTAGTAGAACAGGTCACCCCAATCCACACATGAAAATCATTCTTTCGAATTAAAGTGTTTGTTTTCATGCATTTCCCTTGCTGATATTCTTAATTTCTCTACTCAAATGTAACAAGTAAAATTCGTGTATTCGAGatagtataatttaaatatttgttttttgattcGAAAACTTTCAtaggaagaataaaaaaattgatggtgATCGGTTACTCACCACGTCCATTGCCgatacattattaattaaatttttattcatcattcatACGCAATCTTCACCCAACTGATTTGTTGTTACCGTTAAAGAAAATCTTTTTGTTTACTGTGATACACCCGTAGCGTCGGTAAAGAAGTTTTGCAACACAGGTCGGTAAGAGCTGTTTCCGGAGTTCCGGATGTTTTTTGagtgataaataattttttatattgctCTACATCTATAGGAATGAAACCTGACCAAACAATTTGTTGgttgatttttcagaaatttacTGTTCGAAGCACATGTACAAGTGTATTTGTGTTCACCTGACTGTACGTTGCCATCAGATGGTAACACGAACGTGtgtatggtaaaaaaaataacgaatcgCTATAGGAACGTGGTAAATTTGATACCAAATATACTGTAATTTgaggagaaataaaatatcagaTCAATGCATGACCTCAATGCACATTAAAGGCCGATTATACTAACTCTGAAATCGATGGTAATGATTACCAGGTATTACCGCGACTTTACAAAACACGTAAAAGGATTTACTTCCATCGTCGACTGAAGATACGGATTCTTTGAATTctgattataatttataaaatgacGGCTTGCTGACTGGTTTCCTCCAGAAGGTAGGTAGTTTCATAAGCCCACATAATATCATAAATTCCGACTGTGCAGCGAAGTCGTCTTGCAAAAACTCTATCGATTCAACCTTATTACGTGCCTACCCACGTGAAAAGGGAAATGTTGGCAATAATCTGGCAGTAAAAATATCATCTGGTTGTTGAGTTAATACGTTATTTAGAATGCACACTGCAGTGCTGCAGCGCGGCGTCTCAAGTGTGCATAACGTGAAGATTTTTCGAGACAAGTATCGCATAAATTAGATGCCACGGTTGTCGGAATGAACAGACGATTCCATTCACGTCGGGAGTAGTTTCTTCTGCGCTCGTACAGATATTACGTAGGCTATAACAAAAATGTTGTAATTTGTCGGTTGTACGGCTGCAGCTATTATAGGCATGCACGTACATACGCATAGCCGTATGTAATATTCGCAGCATGCTAaaatgcaaatgaaaaatttcgtccAACCACGTTACGTCTACCTTACACCTATAATTACGCAATTACGCATGTGGAGCAAAGCGTTTAATCTCTTTAGAAAAAATGAGCCGTTGGTATTGTTAAGTATATATAGATCAAGTTCCGAGGTTGCAGCAACAGCAGCGAACGGAACCGCTTGtcgtaaaaatgttaaaatcgtaaaatcgtttgaaaaaatatcctagctccaaatttaattttataacttGAACCGGCACAGTATACGGCTCTCGTATGTAGGTTCGCCGTGTCCCGTGTTAACTTTGAACGCGTCAGCATCAATCTAAGGGTctgtacacacacacgcggtacatacctataatatactTGTAAGTACTctttatgtatgtacaacCGTCGCGAGTTGCATCAATTTTTACGAGCTGGACGCGTAAGGGTCAATTCTTGACCCTATTAAAACGCATCCAAGAATTAGACGTGCGCCCGCGTCTCTGGGTGTCCTCTGTGCTTATAGTCGTGCAGTTCTTACACGACACGGGTCTCGCATACTCCCCCCTTCCCCCCCGCCTCACCGCCCACCATCGGGACCGGCCAGCGTAAAGATACGCGTGCGAAATAAAAACGCGGCTACGATAAGGCACAGAATCCGGCGTGAGCGCGCATGATTCCCCGTCGTTCGACCCTCCTCTGCCTCTCTGTCTCTGCCTCCGCCTTTCCTTTCGCTGGTTCATTGATTACTTTACTTTAATAGCGCCTACCCCCGCCCACCAACTACTACCACGTAGTATATAGCCGGAATATTCGGCGTTGATTGCAAGTGTATACCGTGCATAGACTGTACACTGTACACATCCTGTGTCGCGAGAATCGAAGAAGAGACGGGCCCGTCGAGGTTCGTGAAGGGGAAGCTGCGACTATACCTATAACGTATTATAGACTGTATACGGTGTGCTGTGCACGCACCTTAGCGGGCAGAGTTGTAGCGACTCTGTACGTGTTTCGTGTGTATTTACGTGCATGCGTACTTCTCTGAACCCGGGTGCATATCTATACATACTACAGGTTTATGATGAATGCAGGGTTTGTAGAGATGCCCCGGGTGCTCACGGGTCTGTTAAAACTCACGCACACGCTTCGTAGCGACGGGTTCGTTCGAGAATGCGACTGcatgaacaaatttttcacccgtAGGTTGCGTGGAACAGAGAAAGAATTTGGGCACGCCGCGGCGGCCGGTTTTTAGAACCATTCAATGCCTCGCTGTAATGGGTGCAGTCTGTTCTAGCCCGAGATATCGGGTCATTGTTTGGCTAACTTCTGACAGGATATACATGATATTATTATGAAAGAGCTTTAAGCATACGCACGGCACGAGCAATCATTGACTATTAATGAATCTTGCTGCAGCATTAAGGTTGTACGTAGTA
It encodes the following:
- the LOC124303982 gene encoding uncharacterized protein LOC124303982, with product MDILRLSKTDTAKDTTMEGKPLTDPLDSYFVIPGNNLSFTGNVLAQYFTVTTDSYISLCFHLYELLCAEDSRFKDEVSEAAFHYYTTMLLWQRLRQLLPLSVVRSSPFLDKLSYFEEHLMMIPRPLEIYLKGIGNFRHPYLGEMRFQLPSAITSQIFDLTTGAFGKITDKTHFLYEAFPAPGVAALRILADLKHTNSPGDRIWDLPQHLRPDYEVKTDQVPMPTINLLGWFPAQSLTDGQLRLLKTLEIPNDHSEDDMSIFFLSSCKLLRTISEYFWSPKPVASRLTSPLTFQFGTSAISTTSSADEVIKKVKLEESSSSTVIATKGTSTSKPVSFEFALADLPAGTSKELSSQQFPENIPMNNFCGDSIRFGSVNSMSTTGSIVQGLCVKKVNGHEPYAFDRYGMYCEGKISVFSTMKVTDNFATGGAINAYRMPKEPIHNQHSWSCYDYNGYKEVPESWIHTRNEVYNLGSIQELNQTMWFTGAADKWLLQHLFLEKHTTVK